The following is a genomic window from Dermatophilaceae bacterium Soc4.6.
CAGCGGCCCTACCCACCGCCCCCCCGCCTACGGGCAGGCTCCTGCCTACGGCGCGGCTGGCTGCTCATCACGCTCGCCGGCTACCTGCTGGCCTTCGGCCTGAACCTGTGGAACCGGATCTTCCATGAGGGCCGCACCGGGCAGTCGTGGGGCAAGAAGATCACCAACATCTGCCTGGTCGGCGAGCAGAGCGGCAAGCCCGTCGGAGCCGGTCTGGCTTTCGGTCGCGAGCTCTGCCACGTGCTCGACGGATTCGCCTACCTCGGCTGTCTCTGGCCGCTGTGGGACGCCAAGCGTCAGACCTTTGCCGACAAGATCTGCACCACCGTCGTGATCCGGGTCGCGCCGAGCCGCTGACCCCCGTCGGGCCGACGTCAGTCGTCGGCCGGAGCGGGCTCGGCCAGCAGCTGACCGAAGATCAGCGTGACGAGCAACACGAAGGTGATCACGTGAACTCCGGT
Proteins encoded in this region:
- a CDS encoding RDD family protein → MFHEGRTGQSWGKKITNICLVGEQSGKPVGAGLAFGRELCHVLDGFAYLGCLWPLWDAKRQTFADKICTTVVIRVAPSR